One genomic region from Rattus norvegicus strain BN/NHsdMcwi chromosome 10, GRCr8, whole genome shotgun sequence encodes:
- the Olr1520 gene encoding olfactory receptor Olr1520, which yields MDGGNQSGDSEFLLLGLSEVPEHQRILFWTFLSMYLVTVVGNVLIILAIGSDSHLHTPMYFFLANLSFTDLFFVTNTIPKMLVNLQSQNKAISYPGCLTQLFFLVSLVALDNLILAVMAYDRYVAICRPLHYSTAMSPKLCILLLIFCWTLAILYGLIHTLLMTRVTFCGARKIQYIFCEMYVLLRLACSDTYINHMVLIATGCFIFLVPFGFMIMSYIWIVRAILRIPSASNKYKAFSTCASHLAVVALFYGTLGMVYLRPLHTYSMKDSVATVMYAVVAPMMNPFIYSLRNKDMHGALGRLLKPLQKLT from the coding sequence ATGGATGGAGGCAACCAGAGTGGGGACTCTGAGTTCCTACTCCTGGGGCTCTCGGAGGTTCCTGAACATCAGCGCATCCTGTTCTGGACCTTCCTGTCCATGTACCTGGTCACAGTGGTAGGGAATGTGCTCATCATCCTGGCCATTGGCTCTGACTCGCACCTGCACacgcccatgtacttcttcctggcCAACCTCTCCTTCACTGACCTCTTCTTTGTCACCAACACTATCCCCAAGATGCTGGTGAACCTTCAATCCCAGAACAAAGCTATCTCCTACCCAGGATGTCTGACACAGCTCTTCTTCCTGGTGTCTTTGGTAGCCCTGGACAATCTCATCCTGGCTGTAATGGCATATGACCGTTATGTGGCCATCTGTCGCCCCCTCCATTATTCTACGGCCATGAGCCCTAAGCTCTGTATCTTGCTTCTCATCTTCTGCTGGACACTAGCTATCCTCTATGGCCTCATACATACACTCCTCATGACCAGAGTAACCTTCTGTGGGGCTCGGAAAATCCAATACATCTTCTGTGAAATGTACGTCCTCCTGAGGCTTGCATGCTCTGACACCTACATCAATCACATGGTGCTGATTGCCACAGGCTGCTTCATCTTCCTTGTTCCTTTTGGATTCATGATCATGTCCTACATCTGGATTGTCAGAGCTATCCTCAGAATTCCTTCAGCCTCTAACAAGTACAAAGCCTTTTCCACCTGTGCGTCCCATCTGGCTGTGGTGGCTCTCTTCTATGGGACGCTTGGTATGGTGTATCTGAGACCCCTGCACACCTACTCCATGAAAGACTCAGTAGCCACCGTGATGTATGCGGTGGTGGCACCCATGATGAACCctttcatctacagcctgaggaacaaggACATGCATGGGGCCCTGGGAAGACTGCTAAAGCCACTTCAGAAGCTAACATGA